In Pseudomonas sp. HR96, the DNA window GAATGAACGCCAGGGTGCCATCGACCTGCTCCGAACGCGCCGAGCTCAAGACGATGCCCTGCGCCTCGCGGTTCTGCAGGAAGCGGTAGGGGTGCTCGACACGATCGGCCTGCAGCAGCAACTCACTCAGGTCGCCACGGGCCTCGAACAGCGGATGGCCCGGGGCGCAATACAGCTGCTGGACCTCGGAGAACAGCGCGCGGTAGTCGAACGCGACCTGGTTCAGGGAAAAATAGCCGATGGCCAGGTCCAGCCGCTGCTCCAGCAGCAGACGCTCCATGTCGGCGGGCATGGTGCTCGACAGCTCGATACGCACCGACTGGTCGCGCCGCCGGAAGCGTTCGATGGCCCGGCCCAGGCGCTGCAGCACCGCAGGGTCCAGCGCCTCGGAAAAGCCCAGGCGCACCTCCCCGAGCAGGCGCCCGGCCACGCCGTTGGACTGCTGGCGAAACTGCTCGATGGAGGCGAACAGGGTGCGGGTCGCCAGCAGCAGCTGTTCACCCTTGGCGGTCAGCCCGAATCCGGCCTTGCCGCGGCTGCACACCCGGTAGCCAAGGCGGGTTTCCAGGCGCGCCATCTGCTGGCTGATGGTCGGCTGGCTGAGCCCGAGCACACCCTGGGCGGCGCTGAAGCCGCCGGCTTCGACCACGCTGACGAACAGCCGCAGCTGTTGCAGATCGACATCGTGCAATTGACCCAGCATCAAACA includes these proteins:
- a CDS encoding LysR family transcriptional regulator, yielding MLGQLHDVDLQQLRLFVSVVEAGGFSAAQGVLGLSQPTISQQMARLETRLGYRVCSRGKAGFGLTAKGEQLLLATRTLFASIEQFRQQSNGVAGRLLGEVRLGFSEALDPAVLQRLGRAIERFRRRDQSVRIELSSTMPADMERLLLEQRLDLAIGYFSLNQVAFDYRALFSEVQQLYCAPGHPLFEARGDLSELLLQADRVEHPYRFLQNREAQGIVLSSARSEQVDGTLAFILSGQHIGYLPRHIAEPWVARGLLRHIGGQTAVFEVPFYLAGRRGQAASEAQRAFEEDLLAVFA